From Variovorax sp. J2L1-78, the proteins below share one genomic window:
- the folC gene encoding bifunctional tetrahydrofolate synthase/dihydrofolate synthase, whose amino-acid sequence MPASMKTLADWLAHAERQHPKTIELGLERTRTVAHRLGLAFDCPVITVAGTNGKGSTCAMLESILGHAGYRTAVFTSPHLVHFEERLRLKGEAIDGALLVPHFEAVEAARAEIPLTYFELTTLAILRCMAEAKPDVAILEVGLGGRLDAVNIIDADCAVITSIDLDHMNFLGPDRESIGREKAGILRTGRPAIVSDPMPPQSVLDHAREIGADLWRFGHDFNVSGDKQQWGWSGRGRRYSGLAYPALRGANQLLNAAGVLAALEALRQRLPITAQAVRTGLAMVELPGRFQILPGQPTLVLDVAHNGHAVAALAENLDAMGFYPTTHAVFGVMADKDLAPILSRIGPLIDRWYFTDLPTPRAATGAAVQAQWAAQNTRKDVASSVHADPMSALRAAIEAADPADRIVVFGSFFTVGGVLAHGTPRLQGKHLLSGA is encoded by the coding sequence ATGCCGGCCTCCATGAAAACCCTAGCCGACTGGCTCGCGCACGCCGAGCGACAGCATCCCAAGACCATCGAACTCGGCCTGGAGCGCACCCGCACCGTGGCGCACCGCCTCGGGCTGGCCTTCGACTGCCCGGTGATCACGGTTGCCGGCACCAACGGCAAGGGTTCGACCTGCGCGATGCTGGAGTCGATCCTCGGGCACGCCGGCTACCGCACGGCCGTGTTCACGTCGCCCCACCTCGTGCATTTCGAAGAGCGCCTGCGCCTGAAGGGCGAGGCTATCGATGGCGCGTTGCTGGTGCCGCATTTCGAGGCCGTCGAGGCGGCCCGCGCCGAGATTCCGCTGACCTACTTCGAGCTCACCACCCTGGCCATCCTGCGCTGCATGGCCGAGGCGAAGCCCGACGTGGCGATCCTCGAGGTCGGACTGGGCGGGCGGCTCGACGCGGTCAACATCATCGACGCCGATTGCGCGGTGATCACCAGCATCGACCTCGACCACATGAATTTCCTCGGCCCGGACCGCGAGAGCATCGGCCGCGAAAAAGCCGGCATCCTACGCACCGGCCGGCCGGCGATCGTGAGCGACCCGATGCCGCCGCAGAGCGTGCTCGACCATGCCCGCGAGATCGGCGCCGACCTGTGGCGCTTCGGGCACGACTTCAACGTGTCGGGCGACAAGCAGCAGTGGGGCTGGAGCGGGCGCGGGCGGCGTTACAGCGGCCTGGCCTACCCGGCGTTGCGCGGCGCCAACCAGTTGCTGAACGCCGCCGGCGTCCTGGCCGCGCTGGAAGCCTTGCGCCAGCGCCTGCCGATCACCGCGCAGGCGGTGCGCACCGGGCTCGCGATGGTCGAGCTGCCGGGGCGCTTCCAGATCCTCCCCGGCCAGCCGACGCTGGTGCTCGACGTGGCGCACAACGGCCATGCCGTGGCGGCGCTGGCCGAGAACCTCGATGCGATGGGTTTCTATCCGACCACGCACGCGGTTTTCGGTGTCATGGCGGACAAGGACCTAGCGCCCATCCTGTCGCGCATCGGGCCGTTGATCGATCGCTGGTACTTCACCGACCTGCCCACGCCGCGCGCCGCCACAGGCGCGGCCGTCCAGGCGCAGTGGGCGGCGCAGAACACGCGCAAGGACGTGGCGTCGAGCGTGCATGCCGACCCGATGTCGGCGCTCCGCGCGGCCATCGAGGCGGCGGACCCCGCTGATAGAATCGTGGTCTTCGGATCGTTCTTCACGGTGGGTGGTGTGCTCGCGCACGGAACGCCCCGTCTGCAGGGCAAGCACCTGCTGTCAGGCGCCTGA
- a CDS encoding ArsC family reductase, producing the protein MTTTLYGIPNCDTVKRARAWLDEHGVAYRFHDFKKEGVPEAELDRWLKAPGWEALVNRRGTTWRKLDDATRASVVDAGSARAVLLANPSLIKRPVVHWNGRPDVTTGFDATEWSTRV; encoded by the coding sequence ATGACAACAACCCTTTACGGCATCCCGAACTGCGACACCGTCAAGCGCGCCCGCGCCTGGCTCGACGAACACGGCGTGGCCTACCGCTTCCACGATTTCAAGAAGGAAGGCGTGCCCGAGGCCGAACTGGACCGGTGGCTGAAGGCGCCCGGCTGGGAGGCGCTGGTCAACCGGCGCGGCACCACCTGGCGCAAGCTGGACGACGCGACCCGGGCGTCGGTGGTCGATGCCGGTTCCGCCCGCGCCGTGCTGCTGGCCAACCCCAGCCTGATCAAGCGCCCGGTCGTCCACTGGAACGGCCGCCCGGACGTTACAACGGGGTTCGACGCAACCGAATGGTCCACCCGGGTCTGA
- the ppnP gene encoding pyrimidine/purine nucleoside phosphorylase, translating into MTINESLACTAVATKANVYFDGKCVSHNLTLADGTKKSVGVILPATLTFSTGAPEIMEGVWGRCEYQLTGSSEWVTSGPGEKFSVPGNSSFQIRVSGEPYSYICHFG; encoded by the coding sequence ATGACGATCAACGAATCCCTCGCCTGCACCGCGGTCGCGACCAAGGCCAATGTCTATTTCGACGGCAAGTGCGTGAGCCACAACCTCACGCTCGCCGATGGCACGAAGAAGTCGGTGGGCGTGATCCTGCCGGCGACCCTGACCTTCAGCACCGGCGCGCCGGAGATCATGGAAGGCGTGTGGGGCCGCTGCGAATACCAGCTCACGGGCAGCAGCGAATGGGTGACGTCGGGCCCTGGCGAAAAATTCAGCGTGCCGGGCAACTCGAGTTTCCAGATCCGCGTGAGCGGCGAGCCCTACAGCTACATCTGCCACTTCGGCTGA
- the argG gene encoding argininosuccinate synthase, whose protein sequence is MSTILQHVPAGQKVGIAFSGGLDTSAALHWMKQKGAIPYAYTANLGQPDEPDYEEIPRKAMQYGAEKARLIDCRSQLAAEGLAALQAGAFHVTTAGVTYFNTTPLGRAVTGTMLVSAMKEDDVHIWGDGSTYKGNDIERFYRYGLLTNPALKIYKPWLDQLFIDELGGRAEMSAFMTAAGFGYKMSAEKAYSTDSNMLGATHEAKDLEHLNSGIKIVNPIMGVAFWKDEVEVKREEVTVRFEEGRPVALNGKEYPDLVELILEANRIGGRHGLGMSDQIENRIIEAKSRGIYEAPGLALLFIAYERLVTGIHNEDTIEQYRDNGRKLGRLLYQGRWFDPQAIMLRETAQRWVARAITGEVTVELRRGNDYSLLNTESANLTYKPERLSMEKVEGAFTPLDRIGQLTMRNLDIIDTRDKLAIYTKTGLLQVGDGASVPRLTNDDKE, encoded by the coding sequence ATGTCGACCATCCTCCAACACGTTCCCGCCGGCCAGAAGGTCGGCATCGCCTTTTCCGGTGGCCTGGACACCAGCGCCGCGCTGCACTGGATGAAGCAGAAGGGCGCGATCCCCTATGCCTACACCGCCAACCTCGGCCAGCCTGACGAACCGGACTACGAAGAGATCCCGCGCAAGGCGATGCAGTACGGCGCCGAGAAGGCCCGCCTGATCGACTGCCGCAGCCAGCTCGCGGCCGAAGGCCTCGCCGCGCTACAGGCCGGCGCCTTCCACGTGACGACCGCTGGCGTGACCTACTTCAACACCACGCCGCTAGGCCGCGCCGTGACCGGCACGATGCTGGTGAGCGCCATGAAGGAAGACGACGTCCACATCTGGGGCGACGGCAGCACCTACAAGGGCAACGACATCGAGCGCTTCTACCGCTACGGCCTGCTCACCAACCCGGCGCTGAAGATCTACAAGCCGTGGCTCGACCAGCTCTTCATCGACGAGCTGGGCGGCCGGGCCGAGATGTCGGCCTTCATGACGGCGGCCGGCTTCGGCTACAAGATGTCGGCCGAGAAGGCCTACTCCACCGACTCCAACATGCTCGGCGCCACGCACGAGGCGAAGGACCTGGAGCACCTGAACAGCGGCATCAAGATCGTCAACCCGATCATGGGCGTCGCCTTCTGGAAGGACGAGGTCGAAGTCAAGCGTGAAGAGGTCACCGTGCGCTTCGAGGAAGGCCGCCCGGTCGCCCTCAACGGCAAGGAATACCCCGACCTGGTCGAGCTGATCCTGGAGGCCAACCGCATCGGCGGCCGCCACGGCCTGGGCATGAGCGACCAGATCGAGAACCGCATCATCGAAGCCAAGAGCCGCGGCATCTACGAGGCCCCGGGCCTGGCGCTGCTGTTCATCGCCTACGAGCGCCTGGTCACCGGCATCCACAACGAAGACACGATCGAGCAGTACCGCGACAACGGCCGCAAGCTCGGCCGCCTGCTCTACCAGGGCCGCTGGTTCGACCCGCAGGCCATCATGCTGCGCGAGACCGCCCAGCGCTGGGTGGCGCGCGCCATCACCGGCGAAGTGACGGTCGAACTGCGCCGCGGCAACGACTATTCGCTGCTGAACACCGAGTCGGCCAACCTCACCTACAAGCCCGAGCGCCTGAGCATGGAGAAGGTCGAAGGCGCCTTCACGCCGCTGGACCGCATCGGCCAGCTGACGATGCGCAACCTGGACATCATCGACACGCGGGACAAGCTGGCGATCTACACCAAGACCGGGCTGCTGCAGGTGGGCGATGGCGCGTCGGTGCCTCGGCTGACGAACGACGACAAAGAATAG
- a CDS encoding thiol-disulfide oxidoreductase DCC family protein → MIVVFDAQCLLCDGWVRFLLRHDRWRVLRFASIQGANGRALLGRAGLQIDGLQTLLLVDGDRSWQHTAAILRVLHALGWPWRLAWAAWLIPAPLRDALYRWLARNRYRWFGRSDACLMPPPDHAQRFLD, encoded by the coding sequence GTGATCGTCGTGTTCGATGCGCAATGCCTGCTGTGCGACGGCTGGGTTCGGTTCCTGCTGCGCCACGACCGGTGGCGCGTGCTGCGCTTTGCCTCGATCCAGGGCGCGAACGGCCGGGCCTTGCTGGGGCGTGCCGGTCTGCAGATCGATGGTCTGCAGACCTTGCTGCTGGTCGACGGTGACCGCAGCTGGCAGCACACCGCCGCCATCCTGCGCGTGCTGCATGCGCTGGGCTGGCCGTGGCGCTTGGCCTGGGCCGCCTGGTTGATTCCGGCGCCGCTGCGCGACGCGCTCTACCGCTGGTTGGCGCGCAACCGCTACCGCTGGTTCGGGCGCAGCGACGCCTGCCTGATGCCGCCGCCCGATCACGCGCAGCGCTTTCTCGATTGA
- a CDS encoding DUF4166 domain-containing protein: MTLSLYATLMGAAFTELAPAVREFHSSAGRVAFDGWAETAEPQTRVARSIARLLGTPQRRGRHAIRFELDARPATETWTRYFPGRTMRSRMGGHGGDLVEQLGPLRLHFGLAAQEGALVMQLRRVRCFGVPCPRWLTPRVHAVETGIGRELHFDVRGGLPGIGTVAAYRGHLDLSTARPVP; this comes from the coding sequence TTGACCCTGTCCCTCTATGCGACGCTCATGGGTGCTGCCTTCACCGAATTGGCCCCGGCCGTTCGCGAATTCCACAGCAGCGCAGGACGCGTTGCCTTCGACGGTTGGGCTGAAACGGCTGAGCCACAGACCCGGGTCGCCCGCTCGATCGCGCGACTGCTCGGCACGCCGCAGCGGCGGGGCCGACACGCCATCCGTTTCGAACTCGATGCGCGCCCGGCGACCGAAACCTGGACCCGCTACTTCCCCGGCCGGACGATGCGCTCGCGCATGGGCGGGCACGGCGGCGATCTGGTGGAGCAGCTCGGCCCGCTGCGCCTGCATTTCGGGTTGGCTGCGCAAGAGGGCGCGTTGGTGATGCAGTTGCGCCGCGTCCGCTGCTTCGGCGTGCCGTGCCCGCGCTGGCTGACGCCGCGCGTGCATGCGGTCGAGACGGGCATCGGCCGTGAGTTGCATTTCGACGTGCGGGGCGGGCTGCCCGGCATCGGCACCGTGGCTGCCTACCGCGGCCACCTCGACCTGTCGACGGCGAGGCCCGTGCCGTGA
- a CDS encoding glycine-rich domain-containing protein, which translates to MSSLNFRRRIDALAWGRRLLWVFCAAAVLYGRTAWVFFAAIVVGVVLNGALKAWQESARRQFVREARLPPFLLDKLRELYPSLQPRDTELVVRGLRQFFMAHLRSKRQFVGMPSKVVDAAWHEFILHTQAYQQWCRYAFGGMLHHTPAEVLGRSAKRNDGLRRTWYWACKEESIDPRRPSRLPLLFALDAKFAIAGGFSYVADCRDIDRAASSGTHCGTSFSDGGSGSGPGDSDGFGGSESNTSDSGASDSSSGSDGGSGCGGGGCGGGGGGD; encoded by the coding sequence CTGTCGTCGCTCAACTTTCGCCGCCGTATCGATGCGCTGGCGTGGGGGCGACGGTTGCTGTGGGTGTTCTGCGCTGCCGCCGTGCTCTACGGGCGCACCGCCTGGGTCTTTTTCGCGGCCATCGTGGTGGGTGTCGTGCTCAACGGTGCACTCAAGGCCTGGCAGGAGAGTGCGCGGCGGCAGTTCGTCCGCGAGGCGCGCCTGCCGCCTTTTCTGCTCGACAAGCTGCGCGAACTCTATCCGTCGCTCCAGCCGCGCGACACCGAGCTGGTCGTGCGCGGCCTGCGGCAGTTCTTCATGGCGCATCTGCGCAGCAAGCGGCAGTTCGTCGGCATGCCGTCCAAGGTGGTCGACGCCGCCTGGCACGAATTCATCCTGCACACCCAGGCCTACCAGCAGTGGTGCCGCTATGCCTTCGGCGGGATGCTGCACCACACGCCGGCCGAGGTGCTCGGGCGCAGCGCCAAGCGCAACGACGGCTTGCGCCGCACCTGGTACTGGGCCTGCAAGGAGGAGAGCATCGACCCGCGCCGGCCGAGCCGCCTGCCGCTGCTGTTCGCGCTCGATGCCAAGTTCGCCATCGCGGGTGGCTTCAGCTATGTGGCCGACTGCCGCGACATCGACCGTGCCGCGAGTTCGGGTACGCATTGCGGCACCAGCTTCAGCGACGGCGGCTCGGGCTCCGGGCCGGGTGATTCGGACGGTTTCGGTGGCAGCGAATCGAACACCAGTGACAGCGGCGCCAGCGACAGCAGCAGCGGAAGCGACGGCGGATCGGGTTGCGGCGGTGGTGGGTGTGGCGGCGGTGGAGGTGGCGATTGA
- the murB gene encoding UDP-N-acetylmuramate dehydrogenase yields the protein MIVESNVALQPFNSFGIVARAQHLARIASEADVAALRADAQWRDVPKFVLGGGSNIVITGDVKPLVLKVEIKGLRLVEDGARAWIVEAGAGENWHDTVQWTVDNGFPGLENLAMIPGTVGGAPVQNIGAYGIELQDRFESLDAIDLVTGRHFTLDAAQCAFGYRDSVFKHVAAGDNDFGLAGRALITRVRFRLPKPWKAVVGYLDLERKMEEAGNFTPDAKDIFDWVCAIRRAKLPDWRVLGNAGSFFKNPTVTPEQCADIIARDPKIVHYPMADGSIKLAAGWLIDACGWKGKSVGNAGVYEKQALVLVNRGGREDPVTGGEVMTLAKAIQTSVYERFGIRLEPEPVVV from the coding sequence ATGATCGTGGAGTCCAACGTCGCGCTGCAGCCCTTCAACAGCTTCGGCATCGTCGCGCGTGCGCAGCACCTGGCGCGCATCGCGAGCGAGGCCGACGTGGCCGCGCTGCGGGCCGACGCGCAGTGGCGCGACGTGCCCAAGTTCGTGCTCGGCGGGGGCAGCAACATCGTGATCACCGGCGACGTGAAGCCGCTGGTGCTGAAGGTCGAGATCAAGGGCCTGCGCCTGGTCGAGGACGGCGCCCGCGCCTGGATCGTGGAAGCCGGCGCCGGCGAGAACTGGCACGACACCGTGCAGTGGACCGTCGATAACGGGTTCCCCGGTCTGGAGAACCTGGCGATGATTCCCGGCACCGTCGGGGGTGCGCCGGTGCAGAACATCGGCGCCTACGGCATCGAGCTGCAGGACCGTTTCGAGTCGCTCGATGCGATCGACCTCGTCACCGGCCGCCACTTCACGCTCGACGCGGCGCAATGCGCCTTCGGTTACCGCGACTCGGTGTTCAAGCATGTGGCGGCGGGCGACAACGACTTCGGCCTGGCCGGCCGGGCGCTGATCACCCGGGTGCGTTTCCGCCTGCCCAAGCCGTGGAAGGCCGTGGTCGGCTACCTCGACCTTGAACGCAAGATGGAAGAGGCCGGCAATTTCACGCCGGACGCGAAGGACATCTTCGACTGGGTCTGCGCCATCCGCCGCGCCAAGCTGCCCGACTGGCGCGTGCTCGGCAATGCCGGCAGCTTCTTCAAGAACCCGACCGTCACGCCCGAGCAGTGTGCCGACATCATCGCGCGCGACCCGAAGATCGTGCACTACCCGATGGCCGACGGCAGCATCAAGCTGGCGGCCGGCTGGCTGATCGACGCCTGCGGCTGGAAGGGCAAGTCGGTCGGCAACGCCGGCGTGTACGAGAAGCAGGCGCTGGTGCTCGTGAACCGCGGCGGCCGCGAAGACCCGGTGACCGGCGGCGAGGTCATGACGCTGGCCAAGGCGATCCAGACCAGCGTGTACGAGCGCTTCGGCATCCGGCTGGAGCCGGAGCCGGTGGTGGTGTGA
- a CDS encoding YajQ family cyclic di-GMP-binding protein produces the protein MPSFDTVCEPNLPEVKNAVENTAKEIATRFDFKGTAAAVELKDKEITLIGDAEFQLVQVEDILRAKLTKRSVDVRFLDKGAVQKIGGDKVKQVIKVKSGIETEDAKKITRLLKDSKMKVQAAIQGDAVRVTGAKRDDLQAAMALIKKDLPDMPLSFNNFRD, from the coding sequence ATGCCGTCTTTCGATACCGTCTGCGAACCGAACCTTCCCGAGGTCAAGAACGCCGTGGAAAACACGGCCAAGGAAATCGCGACCCGCTTCGACTTCAAGGGGACGGCCGCCGCCGTCGAATTGAAGGACAAGGAAATCACCCTGATCGGCGATGCCGAATTCCAGCTCGTGCAGGTCGAGGACATCCTGCGCGCCAAGCTGACCAAGCGCAGCGTCGATGTGCGCTTTCTCGACAAGGGCGCGGTCCAGAAGATCGGCGGCGACAAGGTCAAGCAGGTCATCAAGGTCAAGAGCGGCATCGAGACCGAGGACGCCAAGAAGATCACCCGCCTGCTCAAGGACAGCAAGATGAAGGTGCAGGCCGCCATCCAGGGCGACGCGGTGCGCGTCACCGGCGCCAAGCGCGACGACCTGCAGGCGGCCATGGCGCTCATCAAGAAGGACCTGCCGGACATGCCGCTGTCCTTCAACAACTTCCGCGACTGA
- a CDS encoding retropepsin-like aspartic protease family protein, producing MKAPLLALWLGLAAAGAHADSVMLTGTIGNRAILVVNGGAPKTVAIGEKVQNVRLLSLQDGQAVVESAGQRITLRMDSPVSVGEGGGSAASGSRIVLNADSRGHFMASGAINGRSGVSFMLDTGATTVAMSVADATRIGLDYQKGTPVRMNTANGVAQGYRLRLDSVRVGDVEVRDIDAIVSQQPMPFVLLGNSFIGRFSMRRDAEQMVLERRF from the coding sequence ATGAAGGCCCCGCTGCTCGCCCTGTGGCTGGGCCTCGCCGCCGCCGGTGCGCATGCCGATTCGGTGATGCTCACCGGCACCATCGGGAACCGGGCGATCCTGGTGGTCAACGGCGGTGCGCCGAAGACGGTGGCCATCGGCGAAAAGGTGCAGAACGTGCGCCTCTTGTCGCTGCAGGATGGCCAGGCGGTGGTCGAATCCGCCGGCCAGCGCATCACGCTGCGGATGGATTCGCCGGTGAGCGTCGGCGAAGGCGGCGGCAGCGCTGCGAGCGGTTCGCGCATCGTGCTCAACGCCGATAGCCGCGGCCACTTCATGGCCAGCGGCGCCATCAACGGGCGCAGTGGCGTCAGCTTCATGCTCGACACCGGTGCCACCACGGTGGCCATGTCGGTGGCCGACGCGACCCGCATCGGCCTCGACTACCAGAAGGGCACGCCGGTGCGCATGAACACCGCCAACGGCGTGGCGCAGGGCTACCGGTTGCGGCTCGATTCGGTGCGCGTGGGCGACGTCGAGGTGCGCGACATCGACGCCATCGTCTCGCAGCAGCCCATGCCCTTCGTGCTGCTGGGCAACAGCTTCATCGGCCGCTTCTCGATGCGGCGCGACGCCGAGCAGATGGTGCTCGAACGCCGCTTCTAG
- a CDS encoding RidA family protein, with protein MAEIQRFHVGARLSETAVHNGTVYLAGQVPDDTTADIRGQTAQVLAMIDKLLAEAGSDKTCILMTQIFLTDIAEIGAMNEVWDAWVPAGHTPPRATVQAALANKGYKIEVVVTAAQR; from the coding sequence ATGGCAGAGATTCAACGCTTCCACGTCGGCGCACGCCTGAGCGAGACGGCCGTGCACAACGGCACCGTCTACCTGGCGGGCCAGGTGCCCGACGACACCACGGCGGACATCCGCGGCCAGACCGCCCAGGTGCTCGCCATGATCGACAAGCTGCTGGCCGAAGCCGGCAGCGACAAGACCTGCATCCTCATGACGCAGATATTCCTCACCGACATCGCCGAGATCGGCGCGATGAACGAGGTGTGGGACGCCTGGGTGCCGGCCGGCCACACGCCACCGCGCGCCACCGTGCAAGCGGCGCTCGCCAACAAAGGCTACAAGATCGAAGTGGTGGTGACGGCCGCGCAACGTTGA
- the plsY gene encoding glycerol-3-phosphate 1-O-acyltransferase PlsY has protein sequence MSFHLPSFIAIVLSYLVGSLSFAVIVSRAMGMADPRSYGSGNPGATNVLRSGNKGAALATLVLDALKGWLPVFVIRVFGPDHDMGMGTAALAGLAAFLGHLYPVFFGFKGGKGVATAAGVLVGIDWMLGLATGMSWAIIAFFFRYSSLASLVAAFFAPSFYLIGGGIAWPLNRTVLVTLIAISLLLIWRHRENIRRLAAGTESRLGAKKKKE, from the coding sequence TTGAGCTTTCATCTTCCCTCGTTCATCGCGATCGTCCTGTCGTACCTGGTCGGCTCGCTGTCCTTCGCGGTGATCGTGAGCCGTGCGATGGGCATGGCCGACCCGCGCAGCTACGGCAGCGGCAACCCCGGCGCCACCAACGTGCTGCGTTCGGGCAACAAGGGCGCGGCCCTGGCCACGCTGGTGCTCGATGCGCTCAAGGGCTGGCTGCCGGTGTTCGTCATCCGTGTGTTCGGACCCGACCACGACATGGGCATGGGCACGGCGGCCCTGGCCGGCCTGGCCGCCTTCCTCGGCCACCTCTATCCGGTCTTCTTCGGTTTCAAGGGCGGCAAGGGGGTGGCCACGGCGGCGGGCGTGCTGGTCGGCATCGACTGGATGCTCGGGCTCGCGACCGGCATGAGCTGGGCCATCATCGCTTTCTTCTTTCGCTACTCGTCGCTGGCGTCGCTGGTGGCCGCCTTCTTCGCGCCGTCCTTCTATCTCATCGGCGGCGGCATCGCCTGGCCGTTGAACCGGACGGTGCTCGTCACTCTCATCGCCATCAGCCTGCTGCTGATCTGGCGGCATCGCGAAAACATCCGCCGTCTGGCGGCCGGCACCGAGTCCAGGCTCGGGGCCAAGAAGAAAAAGGAATGA
- a CDS encoding aminoacyl-tRNA deacylase: MARKPHVSETPATQLLRARGVAFTEHPYEYLEHGGAQHSAAVLGFDPFTVVKTLVMQDQDARPLLVLMHGNRTVSTKNLARQIGAKSVEPCKPEVANRHSGYLVGGTSPFGTKRDMPVYIESTILELPKIAINGGRRGYLVGIDPRVCVTLLGAQPVQCALAE, encoded by the coding sequence ATGGCGCGCAAGCCGCACGTCAGCGAGACGCCGGCGACGCAGCTGCTGCGCGCCCGCGGTGTCGCCTTCACCGAGCACCCGTACGAGTACCTCGAACACGGCGGCGCGCAGCACAGCGCGGCGGTGCTCGGCTTCGACCCGTTCACGGTGGTCAAGACGCTGGTCATGCAGGACCAGGACGCCAGGCCGCTGCTGGTGCTGATGCACGGCAACCGCACGGTGTCGACCAAGAACCTGGCGCGGCAGATCGGCGCCAAGTCGGTCGAGCCCTGCAAGCCGGAGGTGGCGAACCGGCACAGCGGCTACCTGGTCGGCGGCACCTCGCCCTTCGGCACGAAGCGCGACATGCCGGTCTACATCGAGTCGACCATCCTCGAGCTGCCGAAGATCGCCATCAACGGCGGGCGCCGCGGCTACCTGGTCGGCATCGACCCGCGGGTGTGCGTGACGCTGCTCGGCGCGCAGCCGGTGCAGTGCGCGCTGGCAGAATAG
- a CDS encoding aldo/keto reductase yields MQRIRLGQSDLHVTPICLGTMTFGEQVDSSTAHAILDRSLERGVDFLDTAEMYAVPARRETYGATETILGDWFAARPGARQKVTLATKVAGPSRGMDWVREGKGMTAADIVASCDASLKRLKTDVIDLYQIHWPERHVPAFGNLYYDPAKETSETSIHAQLEALGGLVKAGKVRHIGLSNETPYGVHEFVRLAEQHGLPRVASVQNVYCLVSRALENGLDETMHRLGVSLLAYSPLAFGLLTGKYDQSGIEGPDAPKGARISTYESVRKQRWGRPDALRAARRYNQLARDHGMTPARLALAFCYTKWQVASTIIGVTSVAQLDEDIDAWGTQLSPEILAEIDKIRWDIRDPAN; encoded by the coding sequence ATGCAACGCATCCGACTCGGGCAGAGTGATCTGCACGTCACCCCGATCTGCCTCGGCACCATGACCTTCGGCGAGCAGGTCGATTCGTCCACCGCCCACGCCATCCTCGACCGCTCGCTGGAGCGGGGCGTGGATTTCCTCGACACGGCCGAGATGTACGCCGTGCCGGCCCGCCGCGAAACCTACGGCGCCACCGAGACCATCCTCGGCGACTGGTTCGCCGCGCGCCCCGGCGCCCGCCAGAAGGTCACGCTGGCCACCAAGGTGGCGGGCCCGTCGCGCGGCATGGACTGGGTGCGCGAAGGCAAGGGCATGACCGCTGCGGACATCGTGGCCTCGTGCGACGCGAGCCTCAAGCGCCTGAAGACGGACGTGATCGACCTCTACCAGATCCACTGGCCCGAGCGCCATGTGCCGGCCTTCGGCAACCTGTACTACGACCCGGCGAAGGAAACGTCGGAGACTTCCATCCATGCGCAGCTCGAGGCGCTCGGCGGCCTGGTCAAGGCCGGCAAGGTGCGCCACATCGGCCTGTCGAACGAGACACCCTACGGCGTGCACGAGTTCGTCCGCCTGGCCGAGCAGCACGGGCTGCCGCGCGTGGCCTCGGTGCAGAACGTGTACTGCCTGGTGAGCCGCGCGCTCGAGAACGGGCTGGACGAGACGATGCATCGGCTCGGCGTGTCCCTGCTGGCCTATTCGCCGCTGGCCTTTGGCCTCTTGACCGGCAAGTACGACCAGAGCGGCATCGAGGGCCCGGACGCCCCCAAGGGCGCGCGCATCTCCACCTACGAGTCGGTGCGCAAGCAGCGCTGGGGCCGCCCCGATGCGCTCAGGGCAGCGCGCCGCTACAACCAGCTCGCGCGCGACCACGGCATGACGCCGGCGCGCCTGGCGCTGGCCTTCTGCTACACCAAGTGGCAGGTGGCGAGCACGATCATCGGCGTGACCTCGGTGGCGCAGCTCGACGAGGACATCGACGCCTGGGGCACGCAGCTCTCGCCCGAGATCCTGGCCGAGATCGACAAGATCCGCTGGGACATCCGCGATCCCGCGAACTGA